A single genomic interval of Danio aesculapii chromosome 5, fDanAes4.1, whole genome shotgun sequence harbors:
- the arcn1a gene encoding archain 1a codes for MVLLAAAVCTKAGKALVSRQFVEMTRTRVEGLLAAFPKLMNTGKQHTFVETESVRYVYQPLEKLYMVLVTTKNSNILEDLETLRLFSRVIPEYCRVLEESEISEHCFDLIFAFDEIVALGYRENVNLAQIRTFTEMDSHEEKVFRAVRETQEREAKAEMRRKAKELQQIRRDAERGKKGPGFGGFGSSGMSSSNTAIITDTLIEPEKPKPTPAPVRSSGSNKALKLVGKGKEVDDFVDKLKSEGENIILPGTGKRPSDASKSLPPPTHTESVHLRVEEKITLTCGRDGGLQNMEILGMITLRVSDEKNGRIRLNINNNDKRGVQLQTHPNVDKKLFTLESVIGLKNPDKSFPLKSDVGVLKWRLQTTDESLIPLTINCWPSESGTGCDVNIEYELQDESLELNDVVISIPVPSGVGAPVIGDLDGEYRHDSRRNVLEWCLPVIDLKNKTGSLEFSISGQPNDFFPVNVFFVSKGSYCDIQVAKVSQVDGDSPVRYSTETSFVVDKYEIL; via the exons ATG GTGCTGTTGGCAGCAGCGGTCTGCACCAAGGCAGGTAAAGCCCTGGTGTCGAGGCAGTTTGTGGAGATGACACGCACGCGAGTGGAGGGTCTGCTGGCTGCCTTTCCCAAACTGATGAACACGGGCAAACAGCACACATTTGTAGAGACGGAGAGCGTGCGCTATGTCTATCAGCCACTGGAGAAGCTCTACATGGTGCTGGTCACCACAAAGAACAGTAACATACTGGAAGACTTGGAGACACTGCGTCTCTTCTCACGTGTG ATTCCTGAATATTGTCGTGTCCTTGAGGAGAGTGAGATTTCTGAGCACTGCTTTGACCTCATCTTTGCCTTCGATGAGATTGTTGCCCTCGGTTATAGAGAAAATGTCAACTTGGCCCAGATTCGGACATTCACAGAGATGGACTCTCATGAGGAAAAGGTGTTCCGTGCTGTCAGAGAG ACTCAGGAGCGTGAGGCAAAGGCAGAGATGCGACGGAAGGCTAAAGAGCTCCAGCAGATACGGCGGGATGCTGAGCGTGGAAAGAAGGGGCCGGGCTTTGGTGGTTTCGGCAGCTCCGGCATGAGCAGCAGCAACACAGCCATCATCACAGACACACTGATCGAGCCTGAGAAACCCAAACCCACCCCTGCACCTGTTAG ATCCAGTGGTTCAAATAAAGCACTTAAACTGGTTGGCAAGGGGAAAGAAGTGGATGACTTTGTGGACAAACTTAAGTCAGAGGGAGAGAATATCATTTTGCCTGGCACAGGAAAACGACCTTCGGATGCATCCAAATCGCTGCCGCCTCCAACCCACACTGAGAG TGTGCATCTTCGAGTAGAAGAAAAGATCACTCTAACTTGTGGTCGTGATGGTGGTCTCCAGAACATGGAAATTCTAGGCATGATTACCCTCAGAGTGTCGGATGAAAAGAACGGGCGAATAAGGCTGAACATTAACAATAATGACAAGAGAGGAGTCCAGTTGCAG ACCCATCCCAATGTGGACAAAAAACTTTTCACATTGGAGTCTGTTATTGGTCTGAAAAACCCTGACAAATCCTTCCCCTTGAAAAGTGATGTGGGTGTGCTCAAGTGGAGACTACAAACCACAGATGAATCTCTCATTCCACTAACAA TAAACTGCTGGCCCTCTGAGAGTGGTACTGGCTGTGACGTAAACATAGAGTATGAGCTACAGGATGAGTCTCTAGAGCTCAATGATGTAGTCATCTCTATTCCTGTACC GTCAGGGGTGGGAGCTCCTGTGATTGGTGATCTAGATGGAGAGTATCGGCATGACAGCAGACGGAATGTTCTGGAGTGGTGTCTGCCTGTGATCGATTTGAAGAATAAGACTGGTAGCCTGGAGTTCAGCATATCTGGTCAACCCAATGACTTTTTCCCTGTCAATGTGTTCTTTGTCTCCAAGGGCAGCTACTGCGACATTCAG GTCGCTAAGGTGTCTCAGGTGGACGGGGACAGTCCGGTTCGGTACTCCACAGAAACCTCATTTGTGGTCGACAAGTATGAAATACTGTAA